The following coding sequences are from one Salvia hispanica cultivar TCC Black 2014 chromosome 3, UniMelb_Shisp_WGS_1.0, whole genome shotgun sequence window:
- the LOC125212800 gene encoding glycosylphosphatidylinositol anchor attachment 1 protein-like isoform X1, translating to MAEVSAVVKPKPRPIIRIGLFLISHSIFVSIVCCIAGVLALLLLPVLAKNTYISENALMPGSASAMLSTDDASDGHVFLNKIMISSMSINSGIEIPEMIAKHIIESGGEVNYHKFQPLSDSFHPLQFFVGPDTGIVQDNYSSTSYGVNTVGIVRAPRGDGKEAIIIVTPYNSVKPTTSEALSLGVAYSVFTLLSRVSWLAKDIIWLAADSRHGEHAAVTAWLRDYYTLSSGDLEHEVTSVKRDGVSNGFRRAGTMAAALVIKVADSSTGFEKDGLKIYAEASNGQMPNLDLINIVNYLAVHGQGLQVRVEKIWSLLDSWWLFSLGELQELIGKVAKSLNPGWKFGIPASDYVEGCATLASSLYNQALGVPTGPHGAFRDYQVDAITLEFSPRFSSSQRVLFLLHVGRLVEGVIRSVNNLLEKFHQSFFLYLMTSPSRFVSVGIYMIAFALLIAPLPLVAAALFSDASKSKSPGESIPTSPAWNWLYAAKTVLIVHLWGAIVTIIPYFLRQFPDSSPLISLLTWIVSSAVLLFFTRAASDSLPFSRASQLQTREWTLLKAVTVAAAFIGLCLMSIINYATAEIGALLLVPMCLMAVPLRIDLTAKTAKTVTRGACNVLLVFVGFPPTAFLLSKGALSSFDGVRLDDFWIWIESLREWNSATYIYICMVHLPCWVLCIHILLHRR from the exons ATGGCGGAAGTTTCAGCTGTCGTCAAACCGAAGCCGCGACCAATAATCCGCATCGGCCTCTTTCTCATCTCTCACAGTATTTTCGTCAG TATCGTATGCTGCATAGCTGGAGTTCTAGCGCTTCTGCTTTTACCTGTTCTCGCGAAGAACACTTACATCTCGGAGAATGCGTTGATGCCTG GTTCTGCAAGCGCTATGCTCTCTACTGATGATGCTTCAGATGGGCATGTGTTTTTAAACAAGATAATGATAAGTTCAATGTCTATCAACAGCGGCAT TGAAATTCCAGAGATGATAGCAAAGCACATAATTGAATCAGGTGGCGAAGTTAATTATCACAAGTTCCAGCCACTATCTGATAGTTTTCACCCCCTGCAGTTCTTTGTGGGCCCTGATACTGGTATAGTCCAAGATAACTACAGTTCTACATCTTATGGGGTTAATACGGTTGGAATAGTAAGAGCTCCACGTGGCGATGGGAAGGAAGCTATTATTATTGTAACACCTTATAATTCTGTCAAGCCCACTACGAGCGAAGCATTATCTCTTGGTGTTGCATACTCAGTTTTCACTCTTCTTTCTCGAGTTAGTTGGCTTGCTAAAGATATTATATGGCTTGCTGCTGATTCAAGACACGGGGAACATGCTGCAGTTACTGCATGGCTGAGAGATTATTATACTCTATCAAGTGGCGACTTGGAGCATGAAGTGACTTCTGTAAAGAGAGATGGGGTTTCTAATGGATTTCGACGTGCTGGCACAATGGCAGCTGCACTTGTCATCAAGGTTGCTGATAGCAGCACGGGATTTGAGAAGGATGGCCTCAAGATATATGCTGAAGCTTCTAACGGGCAGATGCCAAATCTGGACCTCATCAATATTGTCAATTATTTGGCTGTGCATGGACAAGGATTGCAAGTGAGGGTTGAGAAAATTTGGTCTCTGCTTGATTCGTGGTGGCTGTTCAGCCTTGGTGAACTACAGGAGTTGATCGGCAAGGTTGCCAAAAGCTTAAATCCTGGATGGAAATTTGGCATCCCTGCTTCCGATTATGTTGAAGGCTGCGCAACTCTTGCCAGTTCCCTTTACAATCAG GCTTTAGGTGTTCCAACCGGACCACATGGAGCCTTCCGTGATTATCAAGTTGACGCTATTACTTTGGAATTCTCACCAAGGTTCTCGTCAAGTCAGAGGGTTCTGTTCCTTTTGCATGTTGGCAG GTTGGTTGAGGGAGTCATAAGGTCTGTGAATAATCTTCTCGAGAAGTTTCATCAGTCCTTTTTTCTGTATCTCATGACATCTCCAAGTAGGTTCGTTTCAGTCGGGATATACATGATTGCCTTTGCATTGCTCATCGCGCCCCTTCCATTGGTTGCTGCTGCTCTCTTTTCCGATGCCAGTAAGTCAAAGTCTCCTGGTGAATCAATCCCAACATCTCCAGCATGGAACTGGCTTTACGCCGCGAAAACTGTCCTCATTGTCCATTTATGGGGTGCAATCGTAACAATAATTCCTTATTTTCTCCGCCAATTTCCCGATTCCTCGCCATTAATCAGCCTTTTAACATGGATCGTGTCTTCAGCAGTTTTGCTCTTCTTCACACGTGCAGCATCCGATTCTTTACCCTTTTCTCGTGCAAGCCAACTGCAAACCAGGGAATGGACCCTCCTCAAGGCTGTGACCGTTGCTGCTGCTTTTATAGGACTCTGTCTCATGTCTATCATAAATTACGCAACAGCAGAAATCGGAGCCCTGTTGCTGGTTCCCATGTGTTTGATGGCTGTGCCCTTGAGGATTGATCTGACAGCCAAAACCGCAAAGACAGTTACCCGTGGAGCCTGTAACGTGTTATTAGTATTCGTTGGATTCCCTCCAACTGCATTTCTTTTGTCGAAAGGTGCATTATCCAGTTTTGACGGAGTTAGACTAGACGACTTCTGGATCTGGATCGAGTCCCTCAGGGAATGGAACAGTGCTACTTACATCTACATTTGCATGGTTCATCTCCCCTGCTGGGTTCTCTGTATTCACATTTTACTACATCGTCGTTGA
- the LOC125212800 gene encoding glycosylphosphatidylinositol anchor attachment 1 protein-like isoform X2, whose translation MIAKHIIESGGEVNYHKFQPLSDSFHPLQFFVGPDTGIVQDNYSSTSYGVNTVGIVRAPRGDGKEAIIIVTPYNSVKPTTSEALSLGVAYSVFTLLSRVSWLAKDIIWLAADSRHGEHAAVTAWLRDYYTLSSGDLEHEVTSVKRDGVSNGFRRAGTMAAALVIKVADSSTGFEKDGLKIYAEASNGQMPNLDLINIVNYLAVHGQGLQVRVEKIWSLLDSWWLFSLGELQELIGKVAKSLNPGWKFGIPASDYVEGCATLASSLYNQALGVPTGPHGAFRDYQVDAITLEFSPRFSSSQRVLFLLHVGRLVEGVIRSVNNLLEKFHQSFFLYLMTSPSRFVSVGIYMIAFALLIAPLPLVAAALFSDASKSKSPGESIPTSPAWNWLYAAKTVLIVHLWGAIVTIIPYFLRQFPDSSPLISLLTWIVSSAVLLFFTRAASDSLPFSRASQLQTREWTLLKAVTVAAAFIGLCLMSIINYATAEIGALLLVPMCLMAVPLRIDLTAKTAKTVTRGACNVLLVFVGFPPTAFLLSKGALSSFDGVRLDDFWIWIESLREWNSATYIYICMVHLPCWVLCIHILLHRR comes from the exons ATGATAGCAAAGCACATAATTGAATCAGGTGGCGAAGTTAATTATCACAAGTTCCAGCCACTATCTGATAGTTTTCACCCCCTGCAGTTCTTTGTGGGCCCTGATACTGGTATAGTCCAAGATAACTACAGTTCTACATCTTATGGGGTTAATACGGTTGGAATAGTAAGAGCTCCACGTGGCGATGGGAAGGAAGCTATTATTATTGTAACACCTTATAATTCTGTCAAGCCCACTACGAGCGAAGCATTATCTCTTGGTGTTGCATACTCAGTTTTCACTCTTCTTTCTCGAGTTAGTTGGCTTGCTAAAGATATTATATGGCTTGCTGCTGATTCAAGACACGGGGAACATGCTGCAGTTACTGCATGGCTGAGAGATTATTATACTCTATCAAGTGGCGACTTGGAGCATGAAGTGACTTCTGTAAAGAGAGATGGGGTTTCTAATGGATTTCGACGTGCTGGCACAATGGCAGCTGCACTTGTCATCAAGGTTGCTGATAGCAGCACGGGATTTGAGAAGGATGGCCTCAAGATATATGCTGAAGCTTCTAACGGGCAGATGCCAAATCTGGACCTCATCAATATTGTCAATTATTTGGCTGTGCATGGACAAGGATTGCAAGTGAGGGTTGAGAAAATTTGGTCTCTGCTTGATTCGTGGTGGCTGTTCAGCCTTGGTGAACTACAGGAGTTGATCGGCAAGGTTGCCAAAAGCTTAAATCCTGGATGGAAATTTGGCATCCCTGCTTCCGATTATGTTGAAGGCTGCGCAACTCTTGCCAGTTCCCTTTACAATCAG GCTTTAGGTGTTCCAACCGGACCACATGGAGCCTTCCGTGATTATCAAGTTGACGCTATTACTTTGGAATTCTCACCAAGGTTCTCGTCAAGTCAGAGGGTTCTGTTCCTTTTGCATGTTGGCAG GTTGGTTGAGGGAGTCATAAGGTCTGTGAATAATCTTCTCGAGAAGTTTCATCAGTCCTTTTTTCTGTATCTCATGACATCTCCAAGTAGGTTCGTTTCAGTCGGGATATACATGATTGCCTTTGCATTGCTCATCGCGCCCCTTCCATTGGTTGCTGCTGCTCTCTTTTCCGATGCCAGTAAGTCAAAGTCTCCTGGTGAATCAATCCCAACATCTCCAGCATGGAACTGGCTTTACGCCGCGAAAACTGTCCTCATTGTCCATTTATGGGGTGCAATCGTAACAATAATTCCTTATTTTCTCCGCCAATTTCCCGATTCCTCGCCATTAATCAGCCTTTTAACATGGATCGTGTCTTCAGCAGTTTTGCTCTTCTTCACACGTGCAGCATCCGATTCTTTACCCTTTTCTCGTGCAAGCCAACTGCAAACCAGGGAATGGACCCTCCTCAAGGCTGTGACCGTTGCTGCTGCTTTTATAGGACTCTGTCTCATGTCTATCATAAATTACGCAACAGCAGAAATCGGAGCCCTGTTGCTGGTTCCCATGTGTTTGATGGCTGTGCCCTTGAGGATTGATCTGACAGCCAAAACCGCAAAGACAGTTACCCGTGGAGCCTGTAACGTGTTATTAGTATTCGTTGGATTCCCTCCAACTGCATTTCTTTTGTCGAAAGGTGCATTATCCAGTTTTGACGGAGTTAGACTAGACGACTTCTGGATCTGGATCGAGTCCCTCAGGGAATGGAACAGTGCTACTTACATCTACATTTGCATGGTTCATCTCCCCTGCTGGGTTCTCTGTATTCACATTTTACTACATCGTCGTTGA
- the LOC125216849 gene encoding cyclin-dependent protein kinase inhibitor SMR6, protein MGFSKKLELTKESDAKKWVIAGIAIRAPLKPVSTNPRDGGAAEAEEESTTPTARESRIPEKSACPAPPRKRRPASACQVAREFFTPPDLESVFMRRRAGSAAN, encoded by the coding sequence ATGGGTTTCTCCAAAAAGCTGGAACTCACCAAGGAATCCGATGCCAAGAAATGGGTCATCGCCGGAATCGCGATCCGCGCGCCTCTGAAGCCGGTTTCCACGAACCCCAGAGACGGAGGCGCCGCCGAGGCGGAGGAGGAGTCCACCACGCCGACGGCGCGTGAGTCGAGGATACCGGAGAAGTCCGCCTGCCCGGCGCCGCCGAGGAAGCGGCGCCCGGCCTCGGCGTGCCAGGTGGCGAGGGAGTTTTTCACTCCGCCGGATTTGGAGTCGGTTTTCATGCGCCGCCGCGCCGGAAGCGCCGCAAACTGA
- the LOC125215655 gene encoding LOB domain-containing protein 25-like translates to MASSSSSSSYSNPPCAACKFLRRKCLSGCIFAPYFPPEEPTKFANVHKIFGASNVSKLLNEILPQQREDAVNSLAYEAEARLKDPVYGCVGAISVLQRQVLQLQKELDATNADLMRYTNNEMGAYNPRRVGYGSGVGSYNPNPGYYSYGENPGHGNN, encoded by the coding sequence ATGGCCTCTTcaagcagcagcagcagctacTCAAACCCTCCCTGCGCCGCCTGCAAATTCCTCCGCCGGAAATGCCTCTCCGGCTGCATCTTTGCCCCGTACTTCCCGCCCGAGGAGCCGACCAAATTCGCCAACGTGCACAAGATCTTCGGCGCCAGCAACGTGAGCAAGCTGCTCAACGAGATCCTCCCCCAGCAGCGGGAGGACGCGGTGAACTCCCTCGCGTACGAGGCCGAGGCCCGGCTCAAGGACCCCGTCTACGGCTGCGTTGGCGCCATCTCCGTTCTGCAGCGGCAGGTGCTGCAGCTGCAGAAGGAGCTCGACGCCACCAACGCGGATTTGATGCGTTACACGAATAACGAGATGGGAGCGTATAACCCGAGGCGGGTGGGTTATGGATCCGGAGTCGGGTCGTATAACCCGAATCCGGGTTATTATTCTTATGGTGAAAACCCTGGACATGGCAACAATTGA
- the LOC125211543 gene encoding protein ANTHESIS POMOTING FACTOR 1 — MTTLSELNDDIIRSMSVGAVFSDFGGKINSLDFHRTADVLVTASDDDSVRFYDITNAQLVKTTYHKNHGADRVCFTHHPNSVICSSKYNLDSNGESLRYLSLYDNRCLRYFKGHTDRVVSLCMSPVNDCFMSGSLDHSVRMWDLRVNACQGILHLRGRPTVAYDQQGLVFAVAMEGGAIKLFDSRSYDKGPFDTFLVGGDTAEVCDIKFSNDGKSMLLTTTNNNVYLLDAYHGEKKCGFNMDASANATIEATFTPDGQYVLSGSGDGNIHAWNISDEPNKIASLDSHIGVAGCLRWAPRRVMFAAAAASVLTFWIPDDDAEPGAPAPAPLP, encoded by the exons ATGACGACACTTTCCGAGCTCAATGACGACATCATCCGCAGCATGTCAGTTGGCGCCGTCTTCTCAGATTTT GGTGGTAAAATCAATTCGCTTGATTTCCATCGGACGGCTGATGTGTTGGTTACAGCAAGTGATGATGATTCGGTTCGATTTTATGACATTACGAATGCTCA ATTGGTGAAGACAACATATCATAAGAATCATGGAGCTGACAGGGTGTGTTTCACTCACCACCCAAATTCCGTTATATGCTCTTCGAAATACAATTTGGATTCTAATGGAG AGTCGTTGAGGTATCTATCGCTATATGATAATAGGTGCCTTCGGTACTTTAAAGGGCACACAGACAG GGTTGTATCTCTGTGCATGTCTCCAGTCAACGACTGTTTCATGTCTGGTTCACTAGATCACAGTGTACGCATGTGGGATCTACGTGTTAATGCCTGTCAG GGTATATTACATCTGCGAGGTAGGCCTACGGTTGCTTATGATCAACAAGGTTTGGTCTTTGCTGTCGCAATGGAAGGAGGTGCAATAAAACTATTTGATTCTAGATCGTATGACAAG GGTCCTTTTGATACCTTCCTAGTTGGCGGGGACACAGCTGAGGTGTGCGATATTAAGTTCAGCAATGACGGTAAATCAATGCTTCTGACAACTACAAACAACAATGTATACCTCCTCGATGCATATCATGGAGAGAAG AAGTGTGGATTTAACATGGACGCTTCTGCAAATGCCACCATAGAAGCAACCTTCACGCCTGATGGCCAATATGTGCTTTCTG GTTCTGGGGATGGAAATATACATGCGTGGAACATCAGTGACGAGCCAAATAAG ATCGCGTCTTTGGATAGCCACATTGGTGTTGCAGGGTGCCTGAGATGGGCTCCTCGCAGAGTCATGTTTGCGGCTGCTGCTGCTTCCGTTCTAACCTTTTGGATTCCTGACGATGATGCTGAGCCGGGCGCCCCTGCCCCAGCTCCTTTACCCTGA
- the LOC125212893 gene encoding high affinity nitrate transporter 2.7 codes for MEESPSKTTDAAAVDSLHRATEFRPFSLSPSPHMLSFHLAWLSLFSCFFSTFSVPPLLPAIRRDLRLSDADVGAAGAGAFAGAILSRLAMGPACDLFGPRAASAAVSLATAPAVLSLAFVSSPAAFVAARFLIGLSLANFVACQFWMASMFAGDVVGVANAVAAGWANVGSGLTQLLMPLIYSALTVRLPSSAAWRAAFAVPTVFQAGTAILVLAFGQDLPSGKYRRIRKHDPSVNSLATVLLGGLGNYRGWILGLTYAFCFGVELTTDNIIAEYFYKRFGVDMAAAGAIAASFGLANVVSRPAGGIASDAMGRRFGMRGRLWSLWVVMTVAGLLCFWLGHVDTLWGSIMVMCCFSFFVQAASGLTFGVVPFVSTRYLGVISGMTGSGGTIGAVFTQYLLFSGTNNMSTQSGISIMGLMMIICALPITLLYFPNSGGMLCGPSTQIQSYDEQNDHLDQYQNLLPSTT; via the exons ATGGAAGAATCTCCCTCCAAAACCACCGACGCCGCCGCCGTGGACTCCCTCCACCGCGCCACCGAATTCCGGCcattctccctctctccctctccccaCATGCTTTCCTTCCACCTCGCCTGGCTCTCCCTCTTCTCCTGCTTCTTCTCCACCTTCTCCGTCCCTCCCCTCCTCCCCGCCATCCGCCGCGACCTCCGCCTCTCCGACGCCGATGTCGGCgccgccggcgccggcgccTTCGCCGGAGCCATCCTCTCCCGCCTCGCCATGGGCCCCGCCTGCGACCTCTTCGGCCCCCgcgccgcctccgccgccgtctCCCTCGCCACCGCCCCGGCCGTCCTCTCCCTCGCCTTCGTCTCCTCCCCGGCCGCCTTCGTCGCCGCCCGCTTCCTCATCGGCCTCTCCCTCGCCAACTTCGTCGCCTGCCAGTTCTGGATGGCCTCCATGTTCGCCGGCGACGTCGTCGGCGTCGCCAACGCCGTCGCCGCCGGCTGGGCCAACGTCGGCTCCGGCCTCACCCAGCTCCTCATGCCCCTGATCTACTCGGCCCTCACCGTGCGTCTCCCCTCGTCCGCCGCCTGGCGCGCGGCGTTCGCTGTCCCGACCGTTTTCCAGGCCGGGACGGCGATCCTGGTACTGGCCTTCGGCCAGGACCTTCCCAGCGGAAAATACCGACGGATCCGAAAACATGATCCGTCGGTAAATTCCTTAGCGACAGTTTTACTGGGTGGGCTCGGGAATTACCGAGGGTGGATTTTAGGGCTGACGTATGCATTCTGCTTCGGGGTAGAATTAACTACGGATAATATTATTGCGGAATATTTCTACAAGAGGTTTGGAGTGGATATGGCGGCGGCAGGGGCGATAGCGGCGAGTTTTGGGCTGGCCAATGTGGTGTCGCGGCCTGCGGGAGGGATCGCGTCGGATGCGATGGGGCGGAGGTTCGGGATGAGGGGGCGGTTGTGGAGCTTGTGGGTCGTGATGACGGTGGCGGGGCTGCTTTGCTTCTGGCTAGGACACGTCGACACCTTGTGGGGTTCGATTATGGTGATGTGTTGCTTCTCGTTTTTTGTGCAAGCGGCTTCAGGGCTTACCTTTGGAGTCGTGCCCTTTGTTTCCACCAG ataTCTTGGAGTAATTTCAGGCATGACAGGCAGTGGTGGAACAATTGGTGCAGTATTTACACAATATTTGCTATTTTCAGGCACAAATAACATGTCTACACAAAGTGGGATATCAATTATGGGCTTGATGATGATTATTTGTGCTCTTCCAATAACTCTACTTTACTTCCCTAACTCTGGAGGAATGCTCTGTGGGCCCTCCACACAAATACAATCTTATGATGAACAAAACGATCATCTAGATCAATACCAAAACTTGCTCCCATCTACTACATGA